One window from the genome of Magnetospirillum sp. WYHS-4 encodes:
- a CDS encoding DUF6468 domain-containing protein, whose translation MVFALLLDILVAVLLAVTIVYSVILNRRLGVLRQDKAELERVAATFGEATRRAEDSIGRLRDMADTLQEQIKKAQALRDDLAFLMDRGGATADRLEDAVRSARKESAPAGGVTGGTRPAVSLATAAAAAAAAAPQPAAAPEPPRAKIPIPKVDTGLKAPPETRPATRSPLQGIPEPRSEAERELLKALESAR comes from the coding sequence ATGGTCTTCGCCCTGCTTCTCGACATCCTGGTCGCCGTCCTCCTGGCGGTGACCATCGTCTATTCGGTGATCCTCAATCGCCGGCTGGGCGTCCTGCGCCAGGACAAGGCGGAATTGGAGCGGGTGGCCGCCACCTTCGGCGAAGCCACGCGTCGCGCCGAAGACAGCATCGGCCGCTTGCGCGACATGGCCGACACTCTGCAGGAGCAGATCAAGAAGGCCCAGGCCTTGCGCGACGATCTCGCCTTCCTGATGGACCGGGGCGGCGCGACGGCCGACCGTCTCGAAGATGCCGTCCGATCTGCCCGCAAGGAATCGGCGCCTGCGGGCGGTGTGACGGGCGGCACCCGGCCGGCCGTCTCCCTGGCCACGGCCGCAGCCGCGGCGGCAGCGGCGGCACCGCAACCCGCAGCCGCCCCCGAGCCCCCCCGCGCCAAGATCCCGATCCCCAAGGTCGACACGGGGCTGAAGGCCCCGCCGGAAACCCGTCCCGCGACGCGTTCCCCGCTGCAGGGCATCCCGGAACCCCGATCCGAAGCCGAGCGCGAGTTGCTCAAGGCCCTCGAGTCGGCCCGGTAG